From a single Victivallis lenta genomic region:
- a CDS encoding GntR family transcriptional regulator — protein sequence MRRKMQIKRYDDLHGYLWTKIASGEFPEHSRLPSFRQLAARFGVSQGSVQRCIRDLEEDGLLTAVHGSGVFVQSPPRLLYGSGTRCIAVRLERNPARMQTYCSLVLQGIQQATNNRNCRLELDYRLAQQPPESPPDHYDGLILLGTNFETAPLIRHYPYPVVGVEMNRRPEEAISTLALDPFLAAELAVEYFRARGLTRVEVLTPDSALHRDRAEIFKSRWSRYGSAAITVLGLADIPVFLPQSDRAYYLCNGDLYQRWAFGVQREGIRLSQYANIVSVDGKPLLIAGREPGIVILPDWEEVGRAALEELFRRLESAADMPRKIYFSCTLRFPQTA from the coding sequence ATGAGGCGAAAAATGCAGATAAAGCGCTATGACGACTTGCACGGCTATCTGTGGACCAAGATCGCCTCCGGCGAGTTTCCGGAACATTCCCGACTGCCCTCCTTCCGCCAGCTGGCCGCCCGCTTCGGCGTTTCCCAGGGCAGCGTACAGCGCTGCATCCGGGATCTGGAGGAGGACGGTCTGCTGACCGCCGTTCACGGGTCCGGCGTGTTCGTACAGTCTCCCCCCCGGCTGCTGTACGGCAGCGGGACCCGGTGCATCGCCGTCCGATTGGAACGAAATCCCGCCCGGATGCAGACCTATTGCAGCCTGGTGCTGCAAGGCATCCAGCAGGCGACCAACAATCGCAACTGCCGTCTGGAGCTTGATTACCGGCTGGCGCAGCAACCGCCGGAATCGCCGCCGGACCATTATGACGGCCTGATCCTGCTCGGCACCAACTTCGAAACGGCCCCCCTGATCCGGCATTACCCGTACCCAGTCGTCGGCGTGGAAATGAACCGCCGTCCCGAAGAAGCCATCTCCACCCTGGCACTGGATCCGTTTCTGGCCGCGGAGCTGGCGGTGGAGTATTTTCGCGCGCGCGGTCTGACCCGGGTCGAGGTTCTGACCCCGGACTCCGCGCTGCACCGGGACCGGGCCGAGATTTTCAAAAGCCGGTGGAGCCGTTACGGCAGCGCCGCGATCACGGTGCTGGGATTGGCGGACATTCCGGTTTTCCTGCCGCAGTCCGACCGGGCATATTACCTCTGCAATGGTGATCTGTATCAGCGCTGGGCCTTCGGCGTCCAGCGCGAGGGCATCCGGCTTTCCCAATATGCCAATATCGTCTCAGTGGACGGCAAGCCCCTGCTGATTGCCGGCCGGGAGCCCGGCATCGTCATTTTGCCGGACTGGGAGGAGGTCGGGCGGGCGGCGCTGGAGGAACTGTTCCGCCGTCTGGAATCGGCGGCGGACATGCCGCGGAAAATTTATTTCTCATGTACATTACGTTTTCCTCAAACAGCATAA
- a CDS encoding YczE/YyaS/YitT family protein codes for MKHRFSKRKRLIAFFIGLVLAGFGVALSTRPGLGTSPIASLPYVVPFILPCTLGMTTVVLNMLFLLMQFAILRSRFQWRQLAQLPTLLAFGFFIDLGMWLSSFYIPEHYLLRLAEEFLGCTLLATGIAFQLLADISYIPGDGFVRTIATEYRIPFGIAKVGVDSSIAIAAVLLSLCWFQTISGIREGTILAALLVGALIRALQHPLRFVKRQLVKA; via the coding sequence ATGAAACACCGCTTCAGCAAACGCAAACGCCTGATCGCATTCTTCATCGGCCTGGTGCTGGCCGGTTTCGGCGTGGCACTCAGCACCCGCCCGGGACTGGGCACGTCGCCCATCGCCAGCCTGCCGTATGTCGTACCCTTCATCCTTCCCTGCACACTGGGGATGACCACCGTCGTCTTGAACATGCTGTTTCTGCTGATGCAGTTCGCCATATTGCGCAGCCGCTTTCAGTGGCGGCAGCTGGCGCAGTTGCCGACGCTGCTGGCGTTCGGTTTTTTCATCGACCTGGGCATGTGGCTTTCCTCGTTTTACATTCCGGAACACTATCTGCTGCGGCTGGCGGAGGAATTCCTGGGGTGCACCCTGCTGGCCACCGGCATCGCCTTCCAGCTGCTGGCCGACATCTCCTATATCCCGGGAGACGGATTCGTCCGGACGATCGCGACGGAATACCGGATTCCCTTCGGCATCGCCAAGGTCGGGGTTGACTCGTCCATCGCCATCGCCGCCGTACTGCTGTCGCTCTGCTGGTTCCAGACCATCAGCGGCATTCGGGAAGGAACGATTCTGGCCGCTCTCCTCGTCGGTGCCTTGATCCGCGCCCTCCAGCACCCGCTCCGGTTCGTCAAAAGGCAACTCGTCAAAGCCTGA
- a CDS encoding MarR family winged helix-turn-helix transcriptional regulator — protein sequence MEDSLHYNLLAAHTLFQKTFLYRLNREFPELLPGQPKIIDYLMSHPHSFQRKIAEGCLIEPATLSPILEKMERSGLIRRDKTADNRKNSIVSLSENGTRLGLRLRELFLETETAVCVGITPDEQERLLRILRSIQKNCRKEPA from the coding sequence ATGGAAGATTCTCTGCACTACAATCTGCTGGCGGCACATACTCTATTTCAAAAGACGTTCCTGTACCGGTTGAACCGGGAATTTCCGGAGCTCCTGCCGGGACAGCCGAAAATCATCGACTATCTGATGAGCCATCCCCATTCCTTTCAGCGGAAAATCGCGGAGGGATGCCTGATCGAACCGGCAACCCTTTCCCCGATTCTGGAGAAAATGGAACGTTCCGGCCTGATCCGCCGGGACAAAACCGCCGACAACCGCAAAAATTCCATCGTCTCCCTTTCGGAAAACGGAACCCGCCTCGGCCTGCGACTCCGGGAACTGTTCCTGGAAACGGAAACAGCGGTATGCGTCGGAATAACGCCTGATGAACAGGAGCGGCTGCTGCGGATTCTGCGGAGTATTCAGAAAAACTGCCGGAAGGAACCCGCATGA